A DNA window from Streptomyces bacillaris contains the following coding sequences:
- a CDS encoding class I SAM-dependent RNA methyltransferase, which translates to MQNEPTSSLVGEEYEVEVGPVAHGGHCIARTAENQVLFVRHTLPGEKVVAKVTDGDTDSRFLRADAVRILEPSKDRVEAPCPYAGPGMCGGCDWQHAKPGAQRRLKGEVIAEQLRRLAGLTPEEAGWDGTVMPADGDKLPPGEVPAWRTRVQYAVDADGRAGLRKHRSHEVQPIDHCLIAAPGVSELGVEKREWPQMAAVEAITATGSNDRQVILTPRPGGRLPLVELDKPASVLRVDEKDGGVHRVHGRAFVRERADDRTYRVGSGGFWQVHPQAANTLVRAVMQGLLPRKNDTALDLYCGVGLFAGAIGQRIGEKGAVLGIESGKRAVEDARHNLKDLDRVRIEHGKVDQVLPRTGITECDLIVLDPPRAGAGKQVVNHLVSLGARRIAYVACDPAALARDLAYFADGGYRVRTLRAFDLFPMTHHVECVAILEPASKGS; encoded by the coding sequence ATGCAGAACGAACCCACGTCGTCGCTGGTCGGGGAGGAGTACGAGGTCGAGGTCGGCCCCGTCGCGCACGGCGGCCACTGCATCGCCCGTACGGCCGAGAACCAGGTCCTCTTCGTCCGCCACACGCTCCCCGGCGAGAAGGTCGTCGCCAAGGTGACCGACGGCGACACGGACTCCCGCTTCCTGCGGGCCGACGCCGTACGGATCCTGGAGCCGTCCAAGGACCGGGTCGAGGCCCCGTGCCCGTACGCCGGTCCCGGCATGTGCGGCGGCTGCGACTGGCAGCACGCCAAGCCCGGCGCCCAGCGCCGCCTGAAGGGCGAGGTGATCGCCGAGCAGCTCCGCCGCCTGGCGGGGCTGACGCCCGAGGAGGCCGGCTGGGACGGCACGGTCATGCCCGCCGACGGCGACAAGCTCCCGCCGGGCGAGGTCCCGGCCTGGCGCACCCGGGTCCAGTACGCCGTCGACGCGGACGGCCGGGCGGGCCTGCGCAAGCACCGCTCGCACGAGGTCCAGCCGATCGACCACTGCCTGATCGCCGCCCCCGGGGTCTCCGAACTCGGCGTGGAGAAGCGGGAATGGCCGCAGATGGCCGCGGTCGAGGCGATCACGGCCACCGGCTCGAACGACCGTCAGGTCATCCTCACCCCCCGGCCCGGCGGCCGGCTCCCCCTGGTCGAGCTGGACAAGCCGGCCTCCGTACTCCGCGTCGACGAGAAGGACGGCGGCGTCCACCGCGTCCACGGCCGCGCCTTCGTCCGCGAACGCGCCGACGACCGTACGTACCGCGTCGGCTCCGGCGGCTTCTGGCAGGTCCACCCGCAGGCCGCCAACACCCTGGTTCGCGCGGTCATGCAGGGCCTGCTGCCCCGCAAGAACGACACGGCCCTCGACCTCTACTGCGGCGTCGGCCTCTTTGCCGGCGCCATCGGCCAGCGCATCGGCGAGAAGGGCGCGGTGCTCGGCATCGAGTCCGGCAAGCGCGCGGTCGAGGACGCCCGCCACAACCTGAAGGACCTGGACCGTGTCCGCATCGAACACGGCAAGGTCGACCAGGTCCTGCCCCGCACCGGCATCACCGAGTGCGACCTGATCGTCCTGGACCCGCCCCGCGCGGGCGCCGGCAAGCAGGTGGTCAACCACCTGGTGTCCCTGGGGGCGCGCCGCATCGCCTACGTGGCCTGCGACCCGGCGGCCCTGGCCCGGGACCTGGCGTACTTCGCGGACGGGGGGTACCGGGTGCGGACGCTGCGGGCGTTCGATCTGTTTCCGATGACGCACCATGTGGAGTGCGTGGCGATCCTGGAGCCCGCCTCAAAGGGCTCCTGA
- a CDS encoding APC family permease yields the protein MSKLTDLPKRILIGRALRSDRLGETLLPKRIALPVFASDPLSSVAYAPGEVLIVLSIAGLSAYHFSPWIALAVVILMFTVVASYRQNVRAYPSGGGDYEVATTNLGPKAGLTVASALLVDYVLTVAVSVSAGVENLGSAISFVVEHKTLCAIGAIVLLALMNLRGVRESGKLFAIPTYLFVAGVFLMLLWGGFRGLVLGDTMHAPTSGFDIKPEHPGLAGFALVFLLLRAFSSGCAALTGVEAISNGVPAFRKPKSRNAATTLALMGLLAVTMFCGIIALAMATGVKMAENPATDLIRDGVPVGDGYTQHPVIAQVAEAVFGPGSFLFVLLAVATALVLFLAANTAYNGFPLLGSILAQDRYLPRQLHTRGDRLAFSNGIVLLAGAAILLVWIYGADTTRLIQLYIVGVFVSFTLSQTGMVRHWNRLLAGERDRARRRHMIRSRAINAFGAFFTGLVLVVVLATKFSHGAWVALLGMVIFYGTMTAIRKHYDRVAEEIAADDASPDESVRPSRVHAIVLVSKLHRPTLRALAYARLIRADQLEALSISVDPAETKALREEWERRGINVPLKILDSPYREVTRPVIEYVKGLRRQSPRDVISVYIPEYVVGHWYEHLLHNQSALRLKGRLLFTPGVMVTSVPYQLQSSEAAKQRARRRAEWSAPGSVRRGPVERRQKEPSRKG from the coding sequence GTGTCCAAACTGACCGACCTGCCCAAAAGGATTCTGATCGGCCGGGCGCTGCGCAGCGACAGGCTGGGGGAGACGCTCCTGCCCAAGCGCATCGCGCTCCCGGTCTTCGCGTCGGACCCGCTCTCCTCGGTGGCGTACGCCCCCGGCGAGGTCCTCATCGTCCTGTCCATCGCGGGTCTGTCGGCGTACCACTTCAGCCCCTGGATCGCGCTGGCCGTCGTGATCCTCATGTTCACGGTCGTCGCCTCCTACCGGCAGAACGTCCGCGCCTACCCGAGCGGCGGCGGCGACTACGAGGTCGCGACCACCAACCTCGGCCCCAAGGCCGGACTGACCGTCGCCAGCGCCCTGCTGGTCGACTACGTCCTCACCGTGGCCGTCTCGGTCTCCGCCGGGGTGGAGAACCTGGGCTCCGCGATCTCCTTCGTCGTCGAGCACAAGACCCTCTGCGCCATCGGCGCCATCGTCCTGCTCGCCCTGATGAACCTGCGCGGGGTCAGGGAGTCGGGGAAGCTGTTCGCCATCCCCACCTACCTCTTCGTGGCGGGCGTCTTCCTGATGCTCCTGTGGGGCGGGTTCCGCGGCCTCGTCCTCGGGGACACCATGCACGCCCCGACCTCCGGCTTCGACATAAAGCCCGAGCACCCGGGACTGGCCGGTTTCGCCCTGGTCTTCCTGCTCCTGCGCGCCTTCTCCTCCGGCTGCGCGGCCCTCACCGGGGTGGAGGCGATCAGCAACGGGGTGCCCGCCTTCCGCAAGCCGAAGAGCCGGAACGCCGCGACCACGCTCGCCCTGATGGGCCTGCTCGCCGTCACCATGTTCTGCGGGATCATCGCCCTGGCCATGGCCACCGGCGTCAAGATGGCCGAGAACCCGGCGACGGACCTGATCCGCGACGGCGTCCCGGTCGGCGACGGCTACACCCAGCACCCGGTGATCGCCCAGGTCGCGGAGGCGGTCTTCGGCCCCGGCTCGTTCCTCTTCGTGCTCCTCGCCGTGGCCACCGCGCTGGTCCTCTTCCTGGCCGCGAACACCGCGTACAACGGCTTCCCGCTGCTCGGCTCGATCCTCGCCCAGGACCGCTACCTGCCGCGCCAGCTCCACACCCGCGGCGACCGGCTCGCCTTCTCCAACGGCATCGTGCTGCTGGCCGGCGCCGCCATCCTGCTGGTCTGGATCTACGGCGCCGACACCACCCGCCTGATCCAGCTCTACATCGTGGGCGTCTTCGTCTCCTTCACCCTCAGCCAGACCGGCATGGTCCGGCACTGGAACCGCCTCCTGGCCGGCGAGCGCGACCGCGCCCGGCGCCGCCACATGATCCGCTCCCGCGCGATCAACGCCTTCGGCGCCTTCTTCACCGGCCTGGTCCTGGTCGTCGTCCTGGCCACCAAGTTCAGCCACGGCGCCTGGGTCGCCCTGCTCGGCATGGTGATCTTCTACGGCACGATGACCGCGATCCGGAAGCACTACGACCGGGTCGCCGAGGAGATCGCCGCGGACGACGCCTCGCCCGACGAGAGCGTCCGCCCCTCCCGCGTCCACGCGATCGTCCTGGTCTCCAAGCTCCACCGCCCCACCCTGCGCGCCCTCGCCTACGCCCGGCTGATCCGCGCCGACCAGCTGGAGGCGCTCTCCATCAGCGTCGACCCGGCCGAGACGAAGGCCCTGCGCGAGGAGTGGGAACGGCGCGGCATCAACGTACCGCTCAAGATCCTCGACTCGCCCTACCGCGAGGTGACCCGCCCGGTCATCGAGTACGTGAAGGGCCTGCGCCGCCAGAGCCCGCGCGACGTGATCAGCGTGTACATCCCGGAGTACGTGGTCGGCCACTGGTACGAGCACCTGCTCCACAACCAGAGCGCGCTACGCCTCAAGGGCCGCCTGCTCTTCACCCCCGGTGTGATGGTGACCTCGGTCCCGTACCAGCTCCAGTCCTCGGAGGCCGCGAAGCAGCGGGCGCGGAGGCGGGCGGAGTGGAGCGCGCCGGGTTCGGTACGGCGGGGCCCGGTGGAGCGGAGGCAGAAGGAGCCGAGCCGGAAGGGGTGA
- a CDS encoding potassium channel family protein: MHIVIMGCGRVGAALAQTLEQQGHTVAVIDQDPTAFRRLGSGFGGRRVTGVGFDQDTLREAGIEDAGAFAAVSSGDNSNIIAARVAREMFSVENVAARIYDPKRAEVYQRLGIPTVATVRWTADQMLRRLLPSGAEPLWRDPSGGVQLAEVHTTPSWIGHRISTLQEETGVRVAFLTRLGEAILPTSQTVLQEGDLVHVMMRTDEIAKVEEAFAEGPEEGGH; the protein is encoded by the coding sequence GTGCACATCGTCATCATGGGCTGCGGGCGCGTCGGAGCCGCTCTCGCGCAGACCCTGGAACAGCAGGGGCACACGGTCGCGGTGATCGACCAGGACCCGACGGCCTTCCGCCGTCTCGGCTCCGGATTCGGCGGTCGCCGGGTCACCGGGGTGGGCTTCGATCAGGACACCCTCCGCGAGGCGGGCATCGAGGACGCGGGGGCGTTCGCCGCGGTGAGCAGCGGTGACAACTCCAACATCATCGCGGCCCGGGTGGCCCGCGAGATGTTCTCCGTCGAGAACGTCGCGGCCCGGATCTACGACCCGAAGCGGGCCGAGGTCTACCAGCGGCTCGGCATCCCCACCGTCGCGACGGTGCGCTGGACGGCGGACCAGATGCTGCGGCGGCTGCTGCCCTCGGGCGCGGAGCCGCTGTGGCGCGATCCGAGCGGGGGTGTGCAGCTCGCGGAGGTGCACACGACGCCGTCCTGGATCGGCCACCGGATCAGCACGCTCCAGGAGGAGACCGGCGTCCGCGTCGCCTTCCTCACCCGGTTGGGCGAGGCGATCCTGCCGACCTCGCAGACGGTCCTGCAGGAGGGCGACCTGGTCCACGTGATGATGCGTACGGACGAGATCGCCAAGGTCGAGGAGGCCTTCGCCGAGGGTCCCGAGGAGGGTGGTCACTGA
- a CDS encoding potassium channel family protein, producing MRVAIAGAGAVGRSIAAELLENGHEVLLIDKAPTAISVERVPSAEWLLADACEITSLDEAALQRCNVVIAATGDDKVNLVVSLLAKTEYGVPRVVARVNHPKNEWLFNESWGIDVAVSTPRLMSALVEEAVSVGDLVRLLRFSHGDANLVELTLPPESALAGTRVGQVAWPEDTSLVTIIRGTRVLTPSPEESLEAGDELLFVAAQAREEQLEDLLSVRRAPSSPSDD from the coding sequence ATGCGTGTGGCGATTGCGGGGGCGGGCGCGGTGGGCCGTTCCATCGCCGCCGAGCTGCTGGAGAACGGGCACGAGGTGCTGCTCATCGACAAGGCGCCGACCGCCATCTCGGTGGAGCGGGTCCCCTCGGCCGAGTGGCTGCTCGCGGACGCCTGCGAGATCACCTCGCTGGACGAGGCGGCGCTGCAGCGGTGCAACGTGGTGATCGCGGCGACGGGCGACGACAAGGTGAACCTGGTCGTCTCGCTGCTCGCCAAGACCGAGTACGGCGTGCCGCGGGTGGTCGCGCGGGTCAACCACCCCAAGAACGAGTGGCTGTTCAACGAGTCCTGGGGCATCGATGTCGCGGTCTCGACCCCGCGGCTGATGTCGGCCCTGGTGGAGGAGGCGGTGAGCGTCGGTGATCTGGTCCGGCTGCTGCGCTTCAGCCACGGCGACGCCAACCTGGTGGAGCTGACGCTGCCGCCGGAGTCGGCGCTGGCCGGGACCCGGGTCGGGCAGGTCGCCTGGCCCGAGGACACCTCGCTGGTCACCATCATCCGGGGTACGCGGGTGCTGACGCCGAGCCCCGAGGAGTCGCTGGAGGCCGGTGACGAGCTGCTGTTCGTGGCGGCCCAGGCGCGCGAGGAGCAGCTGGAGGACCTGCTGTCGGTCCGCCGCGCCCCGTCGTCGCCGTCCGACGACTGA
- a CDS encoding DUF3159 domain-containing protein gives MTSLDKPTSETDQSHRTEQHSATGERSAGGGHAAHQDPESKAVTEAALFEAFGGVRGMVETVLPGLLFVTIFTINKDLHISAIAALAVSLALVAVRLVRRDTVKHAFSGVFGVAFGVVFAMMTGNAKDFYLPGMLYTLGLSVAYLGTAAAGVPLIGLILGPVFKENLSWRTRNPGRKKAYTKASYAWGLILLAKCAILFPLYWWADTTQFGWVLVALKIPPFLLAVYLTWVFLAKAPPPIDVFAEMEAEEQAEKERKEQAAAALRNPEA, from the coding sequence GTGACGTCTCTCGACAAGCCGACGTCCGAAACGGACCAGTCCCACCGCACCGAACAGCACAGCGCCACCGGAGAGCGGAGCGCCGGAGGCGGGCACGCCGCCCACCAGGACCCCGAGTCGAAGGCGGTCACCGAGGCCGCCCTCTTCGAGGCCTTCGGCGGGGTGCGCGGCATGGTGGAGACGGTCCTGCCCGGGCTGCTCTTCGTCACGATCTTCACCATCAACAAGGACCTGCACATCTCGGCCATCGCGGCCCTGGCGGTCTCCCTGGCCCTGGTCGCCGTACGGCTGGTCCGCCGGGACACCGTGAAGCACGCCTTCAGCGGCGTCTTCGGGGTGGCCTTCGGTGTCGTCTTCGCGATGATGACGGGCAACGCCAAGGACTTCTACCTGCCGGGCATGCTCTACACCCTGGGGCTCTCCGTCGCCTACCTGGGCACGGCCGCCGCCGGTGTACCGCTGATCGGTCTGATCCTCGGCCCGGTCTTCAAGGAGAACCTCTCCTGGCGGACGCGTAACCCGGGCCGTAAGAAGGCGTACACCAAGGCCAGTTACGCCTGGGGCCTCATCCTGCTCGCCAAGTGCGCGATCCTCTTCCCGCTCTACTGGTGGGCCGACACCACCCAGTTCGGCTGGGTGCTGGTCGCGCTGAAGATCCCGCCGTTCCTGCTCGCGGTCTATCTGACCTGGGTCTTCCTGGCGAAGGCCCCGCCGCCCATCGACGTCTTCGCCGAGATGGAGGCCGAGGAGCAGGCCGAGAAGGAGCGCAAGGAGCAGGCCGCGGCCGCGCTGCGCAACCCGGAGGCGTAA
- a CDS encoding OB-fold nucleic acid binding domain-containing protein, which produces MSAVPRREKAGRAERPSGRFRRMLDRLSSSQADLESQELREDAQATGCTRISECSDRQIVKVAGTLRTVTLRPRAGVPALEAELFDGTEPLDVVWLGRRSIVGIEPGRRIIASGRVAMSHGRRVLFNPTYELRPLGKE; this is translated from the coding sequence ATGAGTGCTGTTCCCCGACGCGAGAAGGCCGGCAGGGCGGAGAGGCCGTCCGGCCGCTTCCGCCGTATGCTCGACCGGCTCTCCAGCTCCCAGGCGGACCTGGAGTCCCAGGAGCTGCGGGAGGACGCCCAGGCCACCGGATGCACCCGGATATCGGAATGCTCCGACCGGCAGATCGTGAAGGTGGCTGGTACGTTGCGGACCGTCACCCTGCGTCCCCGGGCCGGAGTGCCCGCCCTGGAGGCGGAGCTCTTCGACGGCACCGAGCCGCTGGACGTGGTCTGGCTGGGCCGGCGCTCCATCGTCGGGATAGAGCCCGGCCGCAGGATCATCGCCTCGGGCCGGGTCGCCATGAGCCACGGGCGCCGGGTGCTGTTCAACCCCACATACGAACTCCGACCGCTCGGCAAGGAGTAG
- a CDS encoding response regulator produces MTRVLVVDDEPQIVRALVLNLKARQYEVDAAPDGATALQLAAALHPDVVLLDLGLPDMDGVEVIRSLRGWTRVPILVLSARHTSDEKVEALDAGADDYVTKPFGMDELLARLRASVRRSEPVGQDLTEDLAIVETAGFTVDLAAKKVHRGGRDVRLTPTEWHLLEVLVRNAGRLVGQKQLLQEVWGPSYGTETNYLRVYMAQLRRKLEADPSHPRHFVTEPGMGYRFERG; encoded by the coding sequence ATGACCCGGGTGCTCGTGGTCGACGACGAGCCGCAGATCGTCCGCGCCCTCGTGCTCAACCTCAAGGCCCGGCAGTACGAGGTCGACGCCGCGCCCGACGGGGCGACCGCCCTCCAGCTCGCCGCCGCCCTCCACCCCGACGTGGTCCTCCTCGACCTCGGGCTGCCCGACATGGACGGGGTCGAGGTGATCCGCAGCCTGCGCGGCTGGACCCGGGTCCCGATCCTCGTCCTCTCCGCCCGCCACACCTCCGACGAGAAGGTGGAGGCGCTCGACGCGGGCGCCGACGACTACGTCACCAAGCCGTTCGGCATGGACGAGCTGCTGGCCCGGCTGCGCGCCTCCGTACGCCGCTCGGAACCGGTCGGCCAGGACCTCACCGAGGACCTGGCGATCGTCGAGACGGCCGGCTTCACCGTCGACCTGGCCGCCAAGAAGGTGCACCGGGGCGGCCGCGACGTACGGCTCACGCCCACCGAGTGGCACCTGCTGGAGGTCCTCGTCCGCAACGCCGGCCGCCTGGTCGGCCAGAAACAGCTCCTCCAGGAGGTCTGGGGGCCCTCCTACGGCACGGAGACGAACTATCTGCGGGTCTACATGGCCCAGCTCCGCCGCAAGCTGGAGGCGGACCCCTCGCACCCCCGCCACTTCGTCACCGAACCGGGGATGGGGTACCGCTTCGAGCGCGGCTGA
- a CDS encoding DUF4118 domain-containing protein translates to MGRGTLRIYLGAAPGVGKTYAMLSEAHRRVERGTDCVVAFVNHHRRPRTEALLHGLEQVRRCEITHPPAHPAETEMDVDAVLERAPAVALVDELAHTNLPGARNAKRWQDVEELLKAGIDVISTVNIQHLESLGDVVESITGVRQEETVPDEVVRRADQIELVDMSPQALRRRLAHGNICRPDELDAALSHYFRPGNLTALRELALLWTADRVDEYLRQYRGEHGIRTPWQARERIVVGLTGGPEGRTLIRRASRMAAKGSGSEILAVYIARSDGLTSASPKELAVQRTLVEDVGGTFHHVIGDDIPAALLEFARGVDATQIVLGSSRRKTWQYVYGPGVGATVARESGPDLDVHIVTHGEVAKGRGLPIARGARLGRARIVSGWLIGVVGPVLLSLLLLSLENGPGLANDVLLFLFLTVAAALLGGLRPALASAAVGVMLLNYWFTPPTHTLTVQDPENFVAIVIFFGVAVAVSSVVDLAARRTHQAARLRAESEILSFLAGSVLRGETALDALLERVRETFAMESVALLERASDVDPWTCAGFVGPAPVARPEDADVDMPVGDNMALALSGRVLPAEDRRVLGAFAAQAAVVLDRQRLVWEAEQARRLAEGNRIRTALLAAVSHDLRTPLAGIKAAVTSLRSDDVAWSPQDEAELLAGIEDGADRLDHLVGNLLDMSRLQTGTVTPLIREIDLDEVVPMALGGVPEGSVELDIPETLPMVAVDPGLLERVVANIVENAVKYGSAGEPVAVAASALGERVQLRVVDRGRGVPDEAKERIFEPFQRYGDAPRGAGVGLGLPVSRGFAEAMGGTLDAEDTPGGGLTMVLTLTAVPGRDRDRGRDPAALPAEAHLMTASFPAEATS, encoded by the coding sequence ATGGGACGCGGCACACTCCGGATCTACCTGGGCGCGGCACCGGGCGTCGGCAAGACGTACGCGATGCTCTCCGAGGCCCACCGCAGGGTCGAGCGCGGCACCGACTGTGTGGTGGCCTTCGTCAACCACCACCGGCGGCCGCGCACCGAGGCGCTGCTGCACGGCCTGGAGCAGGTCCGACGCTGCGAGATCACCCACCCCCCGGCCCACCCCGCCGAGACCGAGATGGACGTCGACGCGGTCCTGGAGCGCGCCCCGGCCGTCGCCCTGGTCGACGAGCTGGCCCACACCAACCTCCCCGGTGCCCGCAACGCCAAGCGCTGGCAGGACGTCGAGGAGCTGCTCAAGGCCGGGATCGACGTCATATCCACGGTCAACATCCAACACCTGGAGTCGCTCGGCGACGTCGTGGAGTCGATCACCGGCGTCCGCCAGGAGGAGACCGTCCCCGACGAGGTGGTGCGCCGGGCCGACCAGATCGAGCTGGTCGACATGTCGCCCCAGGCGCTGCGCCGCCGCCTTGCCCACGGCAACATCTGCCGCCCCGACGAGCTGGACGCGGCCCTCTCCCACTACTTCCGCCCCGGCAACCTCACCGCCCTGCGCGAGCTGGCCCTCCTGTGGACCGCCGACCGGGTCGACGAGTACCTGCGGCAGTACCGGGGCGAGCACGGCATCCGCACCCCCTGGCAGGCCCGTGAACGCATCGTCGTCGGCCTCACCGGCGGACCCGAGGGCCGCACCCTCATCCGCCGCGCCTCCCGGATGGCGGCCAAGGGCTCCGGCAGCGAGATCCTCGCCGTCTACATCGCCCGCAGCGACGGGCTGACCTCCGCGTCCCCCAAGGAGCTGGCGGTCCAGCGGACCCTGGTCGAGGACGTCGGCGGAACGTTCCACCACGTCATAGGCGACGACATCCCCGCCGCCCTCCTGGAGTTCGCCCGCGGGGTCGACGCCACCCAGATCGTGCTGGGCTCCAGCCGCCGCAAGACCTGGCAGTACGTCTACGGCCCCGGCGTCGGCGCCACCGTCGCCCGGGAGTCCGGACCCGACCTGGACGTCCACATCGTCACCCACGGCGAGGTCGCCAAGGGGCGCGGGCTCCCCATCGCCCGGGGCGCCCGGCTGGGGCGGGCCCGGATCGTCTCGGGGTGGCTCATCGGCGTCGTCGGCCCGGTCCTGCTCTCCCTGCTGCTGCTCAGCCTGGAGAACGGCCCCGGCCTCGCCAACGACGTCCTGCTCTTCCTCTTCCTGACGGTCGCCGCCGCCCTGCTCGGCGGGCTGCGCCCCGCCCTCGCCTCGGCCGCCGTCGGCGTCATGCTCCTGAACTACTGGTTCACCCCGCCCACGCACACCCTCACCGTCCAGGACCCGGAGAACTTCGTCGCCATCGTGATCTTCTTCGGGGTGGCGGTGGCCGTCTCCTCGGTGGTGGACCTGGCGGCCCGCCGTACCCACCAGGCCGCCCGGCTGCGCGCCGAGTCGGAGATCCTCTCCTTCCTGGCGGGCAGCGTGCTGCGGGGGGAGACCGCGCTGGACGCGCTGCTGGAGCGGGTGCGCGAGACCTTCGCGATGGAGTCCGTCGCCCTGCTGGAGCGGGCGAGCGACGTCGACCCGTGGACCTGCGCCGGGTTCGTGGGGCCCGCGCCGGTCGCCCGGCCCGAGGACGCGGACGTGGACATGCCGGTGGGCGACAACATGGCGCTCGCCCTCTCGGGCCGGGTGCTGCCCGCCGAGGACCGCCGGGTGCTCGGCGCCTTCGCCGCCCAGGCCGCCGTCGTCCTGGACCGCCAGCGGCTGGTCTGGGAGGCCGAGCAGGCCCGCAGGCTGGCCGAGGGCAACCGGATCAGGACCGCGCTGCTCGCCGCCGTCAGCCACGACCTGCGCACCCCGCTCGCCGGGATCAAGGCCGCCGTCACCTCGCTCCGCTCCGACGACGTCGCCTGGTCGCCGCAGGACGAGGCCGAACTGCTGGCGGGGATCGAGGACGGCGCCGACCGCCTCGACCACCTGGTCGGCAACCTGCTGGACATGTCCCGCCTCCAGACCGGCACCGTGACCCCGCTGATCCGCGAGATCGACCTCGACGAGGTGGTGCCGATGGCGCTCGGCGGGGTCCCCGAGGGCAGCGTCGAGCTGGACATCCCCGAGACGCTGCCGATGGTCGCGGTCGACCCCGGGCTGCTGGAGCGGGTCGTCGCCAACATCGTCGAGAACGCCGTGAAGTACGGCTCCGCCGGGGAACCCGTCGCGGTGGCCGCCAGCGCCCTCGGCGAACGCGTGCAGCTGCGGGTGGTCGACCGGGGGCGCGGGGTCCCCGACGAGGCCAAGGAGCGCATCTTCGAGCCCTTCCAGCGGTACGGTGACGCCCCGCGCGGTGCCGGGGTGGGCCTCGGCCTCCCCGTCTCCCGGGGCTTCGCCGAGGCCATGGGCGGCACCCTGGACGCCGAGGACACACCCGGCGGCGGGCTGACCATGGTCCTCACCCTCACCGCCGTACCGGGCCGGGACCGCGACCGGGGCCGGGACCCGGCGGCCCTCCCGGCGGAGGCCCACCTCATGACGGCGTCCTTCCCGGCGGAGGCCACCTCATGA
- the dut gene encoding dUTP diphosphatase produces the protein MRSPVDVLIRLLDPDVPIPAYGHPGDAGADLVTTEAAELAPGERVVLPTGISIALPDGYAAFVHPRSGLAARCGVALVNAPGTVDAGYRGEIKVIVVNLDPRESVRFERFDRIAQLVVQQVEKVRFHEVAELPGSARAEGGFGSTGGHASVDVAEGGITHGGNSYASVVSDREGQ, from the coding sequence ATGCGCAGCCCCGTCGACGTACTCATCCGCCTGCTCGACCCGGACGTGCCGATTCCGGCGTACGGACACCCGGGGGACGCCGGGGCCGACCTGGTCACCACCGAGGCCGCCGAACTCGCCCCCGGCGAGCGCGTGGTGCTCCCCACCGGGATCTCGATCGCCCTGCCCGACGGGTACGCCGCCTTCGTCCACCCGCGCTCCGGCCTCGCCGCCCGCTGCGGAGTGGCCCTCGTGAATGCCCCAGGGACGGTTGATGCCGGGTACCGTGGGGAGATCAAGGTGATCGTGGTCAACCTCGATCCGCGCGAGAGCGTGCGGTTCGAGCGGTTCGACCGGATTGCCCAACTGGTCGTCCAGCAGGTCGAGAAGGTGCGCTTCCACGAGGTGGCGGAACTTCCCGGCTCGGCGCGGGCCGAAGGGGGCTTCGGGTCCACCGGCGGCCATGCGTCGGTGGACGTCGCCGAGGGCGGGATCACCCACGGTGGGAACAGCTACGCTTCGGTCGTATCCGACCGGGAAGGACAGTGA
- a CDS encoding PaaI family thioesterase, protein MSGTSAALTPPADAVAPVRHPDAPPPGELLGAHYEHCFGCGGGQPHGLHLQARAGEGVSVTAEFTVKPAHQGAPGLAHGGVLATALDETLGSLNWLLRTIAVTGRLETDFVRPVPVDTVLHLDARITAVHGRKIYSTATGRIGGPEGPVAVRADALFIEVKVDHFIENGRPAEIQAAMADPDQVKRARAFEVNP, encoded by the coding sequence GTGAGTGGAACATCAGCAGCTCTGACACCCCCGGCCGACGCCGTCGCACCGGTCCGGCACCCGGACGCCCCGCCTCCCGGGGAGCTTCTCGGCGCGCACTACGAGCACTGCTTCGGCTGCGGCGGCGGACAGCCGCACGGACTGCACCTCCAGGCCCGGGCCGGCGAGGGCGTGAGCGTCACCGCCGAGTTCACCGTCAAGCCCGCCCACCAGGGCGCCCCCGGCCTCGCCCACGGGGGCGTGCTCGCCACCGCGCTGGACGAGACCCTCGGCTCGCTGAACTGGCTGCTGCGCACGATCGCGGTGACCGGACGGCTGGAGACCGACTTCGTGCGCCCCGTCCCGGTGGACACCGTGCTGCACCTGGACGCCCGCATCACCGCCGTGCACGGCCGGAAGATCTACTCCACGGCCACCGGCCGCATCGGCGGCCCCGAGGGCCCCGTCGCCGTCCGCGCCGACGCCCTCTTCATCGAGGTCAAGGTGGACCACTTCATCGAGAACGGGCGGCCCGCCGAGATCCAGGCCGCCATGGCCGACCCGGACCAGGTCAAGCGTGCCCGAGCCTTCGAGGTGAACCCCTGA